A window of Ruminiclostridium herbifermentans genomic DNA:
TAAGTTTAATTTCCTCTTAAACTAAAAGAGGTTTAAGCTGAAAATAGTTGATTTTTGAGGATGAGAAACTGAATTTCATTAGAAGCTATAGAAATCATTATTAAGAAAAGAGAAATATATTTTTTGAGATGTATTATTAAAGCTTAAGTAGTTAGCTTATATGAATATAAGTAAGAATTATGCGGAGATTTAAGTTAATGTTAAAAGACCAAAATTTTCTCTGCACATTACAGGGCTAATCAAACTAAATAATATTAACGCCAATCTATGTGATTGTTAAGACTATTTAGAAATTATAATTAATTGCTAGTTTAGGGAGGGCATCAAAGTGAGGAATTTAAAAAGAGCATTATTTATTTTATTAGCAATGGCAATAGTTTCATTTGCTAATATTTCATCAATATCGGAAGCAGCAGCTTTTTCTGATGTGGCTAGTAACGCTTGGTATTATGAATATGTAAACAGGCTGGTAAGCTTAAAAATAACAGCTGGAATAGGCAACAATAAATATGGACCAAATAACTCAGTCACAAGAGCTGAGTTTGTAACATTTCTATGCAAAGCAATAGGCTTAACGCAGATAGAAGGATATACATATAAAGACACTCAAAATCACTGGTCAAGCAAGTGGCTTTCAGCAGCTGTAGAGGCTAATTTTATAGACAAGAATACTGAGTTTTATCCTAATAAAGCTATTACAAGACAGGAAGCTGTAGAAATGCTGTGTAGGTCAATTAATCTTGAGGAAAGTACTGAAAACACATCTCCATATTCAGATGTTAAATCAGAAATTGGATATTCAAACAGGGCTTTTGAAGAGTATTTAATGCTTGGTTCTGTTGTAAATGGACAGAGATATTTTTATCCATTAAATAATATAAAGCGTTCTGAAGTGGCAGCAGTAATAGTTAACTTAGTAGACTATATTGCTGATGCTGAAAGCTATAAAGCAGCAAAAATAGCTGAATTGGATCAAAAGGAGCAAAAAGCGAGAGAGGAAAAGGAAGAAGCAGAAAGATATGC
This region includes:
- a CDS encoding S-layer homology domain-containing protein — protein: MRNLKRALFILLAMAIVSFANISSISEAAAFSDVASNAWYYEYVNRLVSLKITAGIGNNKYGPNNSVTRAEFVTFLCKAIGLTQIEGYTYKDTQNHWSSKWLSAAVEANFIDKNTEFYPNKAITRQEAVEMLCRSINLEESTENTSPYSDVKSEIGYSNRAFEEYLMLGSVVNGQRYFYPLNNIKRSEVAAVIVNLVDYIADAESYKAAKIAELDQKEQKAREEKEEAERYAAWKESVKHISPELLNNTQGLYKGSVYESNKYLIDQSGYLSGWGKDYGMTEEEFADEIVRVGSKFLLSWYNADYTKIDKLKVDLKDILETNTIKNSLQDNLDYIKNNKFIAEGKFYTSKGLIVCTDSGSLGLRGTIKFRYLKPTSTNVLSSEIVSGTGKIMQVGVWYEQDYQVSFYPEKIGLKTTAMHAISKVRISQIKD